From Xiphophorus hellerii strain 12219 chromosome 9, Xiphophorus_hellerii-4.1, whole genome shotgun sequence, a single genomic window includes:
- the exoc1 gene encoding exocyst complex component 1 isoform X2 yields MTAIKHALQRDIFTPNDERLLGIVNVCKAGKKKKNCFLCATVTTERPVQVKVVKVKKSDKGDFYKRQQAWELRDLTVVDAKDASKENPEFDLHFEKVYKWLASSTAEKNSFISCIWKLNQRYLRKKLEFVNVSSQLLEESVPSGESQSVAGGDEDALEEYQELSAREEQDIESMMEMCEFAVSNAEAFAEKLFKELQVLDGANIQSIMASEKQVNILMQLLDEALAEVDTIEGKLSSYEEMLQSVKDQMDQISQSNRLIQISNTNNGKLLDEIQFLVNYMDLSKGHIRALQEGDLTSPRGIEACISASEALLQCMNVALRPGHEQLAAVNQQQKLFAELRDTFARRLTNHLNNVFVHQFNHFSYFKMTIPQYYRSSCLSLPGHDQSSTLSQNTAELTLPKHSPLHRDLLRYAKLMEWLKNTHREKYEGLSRTYVDYMNRLYEREIKDFFEVAKIKMAGTSKEAKGKFATLPRKESALKQETESLHGSSGKLTGSTSSLNKLTVQGSNSRRSQSSSLLDMGNMSASDMDVADRTKFDKIFEQVLSELEPLCLAEQDFISKFFKLQQHQTVLPPLAQPETEEADGSVPSRMPPQADHRHSVSSEKDMVRLMMNKIFQSIEPELNSLIALGDKIDSFHSLYMLVKMSHHVWTAENVDPASFLSTTLGNVLVTVKRNFDKCISGQIKQMEEVKISKKSKVGILPFVTRFEEFAELAETIFRNAERRGDLDKAYVKLIRAVFMNVEKVASESQKTPRDVVMMENFHHIFSTLSRLKISCLDAERREAKHKYTDHLQSYVINSLGQPLEKLNHFFEGVEARVAQGVREEEVSYQLAFNKQELRKVIKEYPGKEVKKGLDNLYKKVDKHLCEEESLLQVVWHSMQDEFIRQYKHFEGLIGRCYPGSGITMEFTIQDMLEYFSSIAQSH; encoded by the exons ATGACAGCCATCAAGCACGCTCTCCAGAGGGACATCTTCACGCCCAACGATGAGCGTCTCCTCGGGATAGTAAACGTCTGCAAggcaggaaagaaaaagaaaaactgcttcCTGTGCGCCACAG TCACCACGGAAAGGCCTGTACAAGTTAAAGTGgttaaagtgaaaaaatctgaCAAAGGCGACTTCTACAAGAGGCAGCAGGCGTGGGAACTCCGAGACCTGACAGTAGTGGATGCTAAAGATGCAAGCAAG GAGAATCCTGAGTTTGATCTCCATTTCGAGAAGGTCTACAAGTGGTTGGCTAGCAGCACAGCAGAGAAGAACTCCTTCATTTCCTGTATTTGGAAGCTGAACCAGCGTTATCTGAGGAAGAAGCTGGAGTTTGTCAATGTCAGTTCTCAGCTTCTTGAAG agtcgGTGCCGAGCGGTGAGAGTCAGAGCGTTGCAGGAGGTGACGAAGACGCCCTGGAAGAGTACCAGGAGCTCAGCGCGCGTGAGGAGCAGGACATCGAGAGCATGATGGAGATGTGCGAGTTCGCCGTCTCCAACGCGGAAGCTTTCGCGGAGAAGCTCTTTAAGGAGCTGCAGGTTTTAGACGGG GCCAACATTCAGTCCATCATGGCATCGGAGAAGCAGGTGAACATCCTGATGCAGCTCCTGGACGAGGCTCTGGCCGAGGTGGACACCATCGAGGGGAAGCTGAGCAGCTACGAGGAGATGCTGCAGAGCGTCAAGGACCAGATGGACCAGATCTCTCAGAGCAACCGCCTCATTCAGATTAGCAACACCAACAACGGCAAGCTGCTGGACGAGATCCAGTTTTTAGTG AACTACATGGACTTGTCAAAGGGACACATCAGGGCCTTGCAGGAGGGAGACCTGACCTCGCCTAGAGGTATAGAGGCGTGCATCAGTGCCTCTGAAGCTCTGCTGCAGTGCATGAATGTGGCTCTACGGCCAG GCCATGAGCAGCTGGCGGCCGTTAACCAGCAGCAGAAGCTGTTCGCTGAGCTGAGAGATACATTTGCTCGTCGCCTCACCAATCATCTCAATAATGTGTTTGTTCACCAG TTCAACCACTTCAGTTACTTCAAAATGACCATCCCTCAGTATTATAGGTCTTCCTGTCTGTCACTTCCA GGGCACGATCAGAGCTCCACCTTGTCTCAGAACACGGCAGAACTGACCCTGCCCAAACACAGCCCCCTCCACAGGGACCTGCTACGCTACGCCAAGCTGATGGAGTGGCTGAAGAACACCCACAGGGAGAAGTACGAAGGCCTGTCGAGG ACTTATGTCGATTACATGAACCGACTGTACGAGCGGGAAATCAAAGACTTCTTCGAAGTTGCCAAAATAAAGATGGCGGGTACATCCAAGGAAGCAAAGGGCAAGTTTG CCACGCTTCCTCGGAAAGAGAGTGCGCTCAAACAGGAAACGGAAA GCCTGCATGGCAGCTCTGGGAAGCTTACGGGCTCCACCTCCAGCCTGAACAAGCTGACTGTTCAGGGCTCCAACAGCCGCCGATCTCAGTCTTCCTCCCTGCTGGACATGGGCAACATGTCTGCCTCCGACATGGATGTGGCCGACAGAACCAAGTTTGATAAG ATATTTGAGCAGGTCCTCAGTGAGCTGGAGCCTCTGTGTCTCGCAGAACAAGACTTCATCAGCAAGTTCTTTAAACTGCAGCAGCACCAGACCGTTTTGCCGCCTCTCGCACAG CCTGAAACAGAAGAGGCGGATGGAAGCGTCCCGTCAAGAATGCCTCCCCAGGCTGACCACCGACACTCCGTATCATCTGA GAAAGACATGGTTCGGCTGATGATGAATAAAATCTTCCAGAGCATCGAACCCGAACTCAACAGCCTGATCGCCCTGGGCGACAAGATCGACAGCTTCCACTCACTGTACATGCTGGTGAAGATGAGTCACCACGTGTGGACAGCTGAGAACGTTGATCCAGCCTCTTTCCTCAGCACCACCCTGGGAAATGTGCTGGTCACCGTAAAGAGGAACTTTGACAAATGCATT TCAGGTCAGATTAAACAGATGGAAGAAGTGAAGATTTCGAAGAAAAGCAAAGTTGGGATCCTGCCTTTTGTCACAAGATTCGAGGAGTTTGCAGAACTGGCTGAGACGATCTTCCGTAACGCAGAGCGCAGAGGGGACCTGGATAAAGCCTATGTGAAGCTGATCAGAGCTGTTTTCATGAATG TGGAGAAAGTTGCCAGCGAAAGCCAGAAAACGCCCCGGGACGTCGTCATGATGGAAAACTTCCACCACATCTTTTCTACGTTATCGCGCCTAAAGATTTCCTGCCTGGACGCAGAGAGACGCGAGGCCAAGCACAAATACACAGACCACCTGCAGTCTTATGTAATCAACTCCCTTGGTCAGCCACTGGAGAAGCTCAAT CATTTCTTTGAAGGGGTTGAGGCACGTGTGGCTCAGGGCGTACGTGAGGAAGAGGTGAGCTACCAGCTGGCTTTCAACAAGCAGGAGCTGCGCAAGGTCATCAAAGAGTATCCCGGCAAGGAGGTGAAAAAGGGTCTGGACAACCTTTACAAAAAGGTGGACAAACATCTGTGTGAGGAAGAAAGTTTGCTGCAG GTGGTGTGGCACTCCATGCAAGATGAGTTTATCCGTCAGTATAAGCACTTTGAAGGTTTGATAGGGAGGTGTTATCCTGGTTCTGGGATCACCATGGAGTTCACCATCCAAGACATGTTGGAGTATTTCTCCAGCATTGCCCAGTCCCATTAG
- the exoc1 gene encoding exocyst complex component 1 isoform X4 encodes MTAIKHALQRDIFTPNDERLLGIVNVCKAGKKKKNCFLCATVTTERPVQVKVVKVKKSDKGDFYKRQQAWELRDLTVVDAKDASKENPEFDLHFEKVYKWLASSTAEKNSFISCIWKLNQRYLRKKLEFVNVSSQLLEELPKAEESVPSGESQSVAGGDEDALEEYQELSAREEQDIESMMEMCEFAVSNAEAFAEKLFKELQVLDGANIQSIMASEKQVNILMQLLDEALAEVDTIEGKLSSYEEMLQSVKDQMDQISQSNRLIQISNTNNGKLLDEIQFLVNYMDLSKGHIRALQEGDLTSPRGIEACISASEALLQCMNVALRPGHEQLAAVNQQQKLFAELRDTFARRLTNHLNNVFVHQGHDQSSTLSQNTAELTLPKHSPLHRDLLRYAKLMEWLKNTHREKYEGLSRTYVDYMNRLYEREIKDFFEVAKIKMAGTSKEAKGKFATLPRKESALKQETESLHGSSGKLTGSTSSLNKLTVQGSNSRRSQSSSLLDMGNMSASDMDVADRTKFDKIFEQVLSELEPLCLAEQDFISKFFKLQQHQTVLPPLAQPETEEADGSVPSRMPPQADHRHSVSSEKDMVRLMMNKIFQSIEPELNSLIALGDKIDSFHSLYMLVKMSHHVWTAENVDPASFLSTTLGNVLVTVKRNFDKCISGQIKQMEEVKISKKSKVGILPFVTRFEEFAELAETIFRNAERRGDLDKAYVKLIRAVFMNVEKVASESQKTPRDVVMMENFHHIFSTLSRLKISCLDAERREAKHKYTDHLQSYVINSLGQPLEKLNHFFEGVEARVAQGVREEEVSYQLAFNKQELRKVIKEYPGKEVKKGLDNLYKKVDKHLCEEESLLQVVWHSMQDEFIRQYKHFEGLIGRCYPGSGITMEFTIQDMLEYFSSIAQSH; translated from the exons ATGACAGCCATCAAGCACGCTCTCCAGAGGGACATCTTCACGCCCAACGATGAGCGTCTCCTCGGGATAGTAAACGTCTGCAAggcaggaaagaaaaagaaaaactgcttcCTGTGCGCCACAG TCACCACGGAAAGGCCTGTACAAGTTAAAGTGgttaaagtgaaaaaatctgaCAAAGGCGACTTCTACAAGAGGCAGCAGGCGTGGGAACTCCGAGACCTGACAGTAGTGGATGCTAAAGATGCAAGCAAG GAGAATCCTGAGTTTGATCTCCATTTCGAGAAGGTCTACAAGTGGTTGGCTAGCAGCACAGCAGAGAAGAACTCCTTCATTTCCTGTATTTGGAAGCTGAACCAGCGTTATCTGAGGAAGAAGCTGGAGTTTGTCAATGTCAGTTCTCAGCTTCTTGAAG AACTTCCTAAAGCGGAAG agtcgGTGCCGAGCGGTGAGAGTCAGAGCGTTGCAGGAGGTGACGAAGACGCCCTGGAAGAGTACCAGGAGCTCAGCGCGCGTGAGGAGCAGGACATCGAGAGCATGATGGAGATGTGCGAGTTCGCCGTCTCCAACGCGGAAGCTTTCGCGGAGAAGCTCTTTAAGGAGCTGCAGGTTTTAGACGGG GCCAACATTCAGTCCATCATGGCATCGGAGAAGCAGGTGAACATCCTGATGCAGCTCCTGGACGAGGCTCTGGCCGAGGTGGACACCATCGAGGGGAAGCTGAGCAGCTACGAGGAGATGCTGCAGAGCGTCAAGGACCAGATGGACCAGATCTCTCAGAGCAACCGCCTCATTCAGATTAGCAACACCAACAACGGCAAGCTGCTGGACGAGATCCAGTTTTTAGTG AACTACATGGACTTGTCAAAGGGACACATCAGGGCCTTGCAGGAGGGAGACCTGACCTCGCCTAGAGGTATAGAGGCGTGCATCAGTGCCTCTGAAGCTCTGCTGCAGTGCATGAATGTGGCTCTACGGCCAG GCCATGAGCAGCTGGCGGCCGTTAACCAGCAGCAGAAGCTGTTCGCTGAGCTGAGAGATACATTTGCTCGTCGCCTCACCAATCATCTCAATAATGTGTTTGTTCACCAG GGGCACGATCAGAGCTCCACCTTGTCTCAGAACACGGCAGAACTGACCCTGCCCAAACACAGCCCCCTCCACAGGGACCTGCTACGCTACGCCAAGCTGATGGAGTGGCTGAAGAACACCCACAGGGAGAAGTACGAAGGCCTGTCGAGG ACTTATGTCGATTACATGAACCGACTGTACGAGCGGGAAATCAAAGACTTCTTCGAAGTTGCCAAAATAAAGATGGCGGGTACATCCAAGGAAGCAAAGGGCAAGTTTG CCACGCTTCCTCGGAAAGAGAGTGCGCTCAAACAGGAAACGGAAA GCCTGCATGGCAGCTCTGGGAAGCTTACGGGCTCCACCTCCAGCCTGAACAAGCTGACTGTTCAGGGCTCCAACAGCCGCCGATCTCAGTCTTCCTCCCTGCTGGACATGGGCAACATGTCTGCCTCCGACATGGATGTGGCCGACAGAACCAAGTTTGATAAG ATATTTGAGCAGGTCCTCAGTGAGCTGGAGCCTCTGTGTCTCGCAGAACAAGACTTCATCAGCAAGTTCTTTAAACTGCAGCAGCACCAGACCGTTTTGCCGCCTCTCGCACAG CCTGAAACAGAAGAGGCGGATGGAAGCGTCCCGTCAAGAATGCCTCCCCAGGCTGACCACCGACACTCCGTATCATCTGA GAAAGACATGGTTCGGCTGATGATGAATAAAATCTTCCAGAGCATCGAACCCGAACTCAACAGCCTGATCGCCCTGGGCGACAAGATCGACAGCTTCCACTCACTGTACATGCTGGTGAAGATGAGTCACCACGTGTGGACAGCTGAGAACGTTGATCCAGCCTCTTTCCTCAGCACCACCCTGGGAAATGTGCTGGTCACCGTAAAGAGGAACTTTGACAAATGCATT TCAGGTCAGATTAAACAGATGGAAGAAGTGAAGATTTCGAAGAAAAGCAAAGTTGGGATCCTGCCTTTTGTCACAAGATTCGAGGAGTTTGCAGAACTGGCTGAGACGATCTTCCGTAACGCAGAGCGCAGAGGGGACCTGGATAAAGCCTATGTGAAGCTGATCAGAGCTGTTTTCATGAATG TGGAGAAAGTTGCCAGCGAAAGCCAGAAAACGCCCCGGGACGTCGTCATGATGGAAAACTTCCACCACATCTTTTCTACGTTATCGCGCCTAAAGATTTCCTGCCTGGACGCAGAGAGACGCGAGGCCAAGCACAAATACACAGACCACCTGCAGTCTTATGTAATCAACTCCCTTGGTCAGCCACTGGAGAAGCTCAAT CATTTCTTTGAAGGGGTTGAGGCACGTGTGGCTCAGGGCGTACGTGAGGAAGAGGTGAGCTACCAGCTGGCTTTCAACAAGCAGGAGCTGCGCAAGGTCATCAAAGAGTATCCCGGCAAGGAGGTGAAAAAGGGTCTGGACAACCTTTACAAAAAGGTGGACAAACATCTGTGTGAGGAAGAAAGTTTGCTGCAG GTGGTGTGGCACTCCATGCAAGATGAGTTTATCCGTCAGTATAAGCACTTTGAAGGTTTGATAGGGAGGTGTTATCCTGGTTCTGGGATCACCATGGAGTTCACCATCCAAGACATGTTGGAGTATTTCTCCAGCATTGCCCAGTCCCATTAG
- the exoc1 gene encoding exocyst complex component 1 isoform X6, whose product MTAIKHALQRDIFTPNDERLLGIVNVCKAGKKKKNCFLCATVTTERPVQVKVVKVKKSDKGDFYKRQQAWELRDLTVVDAKDASKENPEFDLHFEKVYKWLASSTAEKNSFISCIWKLNQRYLRKKLEFVNVSSQLLEELPKAEESVPSGESQSVAGGDEDALEEYQELSAREEQDIESMMEMCEFAVSNAEAFAEKLFKELQVLDGANIQSIMASEKQVNILMQLLDEALAEVDTIEGKLSSYEEMLQSVKDQMDQISQSNRLIQISNTNNGKLLDEIQFLVNYMDLSKGHIRALQEGDLTSPRGIEACISASEALLQCMNVALRPGHEQLAAVNQQQKLFAELRDTFARRLTNHLNNVFVHQGHDQSSTLSQNTAELTLPKHSPLHRDLLRYAKLMEWLKNTHREKYEGLSRTYVDYMNRLYEREIKDFFEVAKIKMAGTSKEAKGKFGLHGSSGKLTGSTSSLNKLTVQGSNSRRSQSSSLLDMGNMSASDMDVADRTKFDKIFEQVLSELEPLCLAEQDFISKFFKLQQHQTVLPPLAQPETEEADGSVPSRMPPQADHRHSVSSEKDMVRLMMNKIFQSIEPELNSLIALGDKIDSFHSLYMLVKMSHHVWTAENVDPASFLSTTLGNVLVTVKRNFDKCISGQIKQMEEVKISKKSKVGILPFVTRFEEFAELAETIFRNAERRGDLDKAYVKLIRAVFMNVEKVASESQKTPRDVVMMENFHHIFSTLSRLKISCLDAERREAKHKYTDHLQSYVINSLGQPLEKLNHFFEGVEARVAQGVREEEVSYQLAFNKQELRKVIKEYPGKEVKKGLDNLYKKVDKHLCEEESLLQVVWHSMQDEFIRQYKHFEGLIGRCYPGSGITMEFTIQDMLEYFSSIAQSH is encoded by the exons ATGACAGCCATCAAGCACGCTCTCCAGAGGGACATCTTCACGCCCAACGATGAGCGTCTCCTCGGGATAGTAAACGTCTGCAAggcaggaaagaaaaagaaaaactgcttcCTGTGCGCCACAG TCACCACGGAAAGGCCTGTACAAGTTAAAGTGgttaaagtgaaaaaatctgaCAAAGGCGACTTCTACAAGAGGCAGCAGGCGTGGGAACTCCGAGACCTGACAGTAGTGGATGCTAAAGATGCAAGCAAG GAGAATCCTGAGTTTGATCTCCATTTCGAGAAGGTCTACAAGTGGTTGGCTAGCAGCACAGCAGAGAAGAACTCCTTCATTTCCTGTATTTGGAAGCTGAACCAGCGTTATCTGAGGAAGAAGCTGGAGTTTGTCAATGTCAGTTCTCAGCTTCTTGAAG AACTTCCTAAAGCGGAAG agtcgGTGCCGAGCGGTGAGAGTCAGAGCGTTGCAGGAGGTGACGAAGACGCCCTGGAAGAGTACCAGGAGCTCAGCGCGCGTGAGGAGCAGGACATCGAGAGCATGATGGAGATGTGCGAGTTCGCCGTCTCCAACGCGGAAGCTTTCGCGGAGAAGCTCTTTAAGGAGCTGCAGGTTTTAGACGGG GCCAACATTCAGTCCATCATGGCATCGGAGAAGCAGGTGAACATCCTGATGCAGCTCCTGGACGAGGCTCTGGCCGAGGTGGACACCATCGAGGGGAAGCTGAGCAGCTACGAGGAGATGCTGCAGAGCGTCAAGGACCAGATGGACCAGATCTCTCAGAGCAACCGCCTCATTCAGATTAGCAACACCAACAACGGCAAGCTGCTGGACGAGATCCAGTTTTTAGTG AACTACATGGACTTGTCAAAGGGACACATCAGGGCCTTGCAGGAGGGAGACCTGACCTCGCCTAGAGGTATAGAGGCGTGCATCAGTGCCTCTGAAGCTCTGCTGCAGTGCATGAATGTGGCTCTACGGCCAG GCCATGAGCAGCTGGCGGCCGTTAACCAGCAGCAGAAGCTGTTCGCTGAGCTGAGAGATACATTTGCTCGTCGCCTCACCAATCATCTCAATAATGTGTTTGTTCACCAG GGGCACGATCAGAGCTCCACCTTGTCTCAGAACACGGCAGAACTGACCCTGCCCAAACACAGCCCCCTCCACAGGGACCTGCTACGCTACGCCAAGCTGATGGAGTGGCTGAAGAACACCCACAGGGAGAAGTACGAAGGCCTGTCGAGG ACTTATGTCGATTACATGAACCGACTGTACGAGCGGGAAATCAAAGACTTCTTCGAAGTTGCCAAAATAAAGATGGCGGGTACATCCAAGGAAGCAAAGGGCAAGTTTG GCCTGCATGGCAGCTCTGGGAAGCTTACGGGCTCCACCTCCAGCCTGAACAAGCTGACTGTTCAGGGCTCCAACAGCCGCCGATCTCAGTCTTCCTCCCTGCTGGACATGGGCAACATGTCTGCCTCCGACATGGATGTGGCCGACAGAACCAAGTTTGATAAG ATATTTGAGCAGGTCCTCAGTGAGCTGGAGCCTCTGTGTCTCGCAGAACAAGACTTCATCAGCAAGTTCTTTAAACTGCAGCAGCACCAGACCGTTTTGCCGCCTCTCGCACAG CCTGAAACAGAAGAGGCGGATGGAAGCGTCCCGTCAAGAATGCCTCCCCAGGCTGACCACCGACACTCCGTATCATCTGA GAAAGACATGGTTCGGCTGATGATGAATAAAATCTTCCAGAGCATCGAACCCGAACTCAACAGCCTGATCGCCCTGGGCGACAAGATCGACAGCTTCCACTCACTGTACATGCTGGTGAAGATGAGTCACCACGTGTGGACAGCTGAGAACGTTGATCCAGCCTCTTTCCTCAGCACCACCCTGGGAAATGTGCTGGTCACCGTAAAGAGGAACTTTGACAAATGCATT TCAGGTCAGATTAAACAGATGGAAGAAGTGAAGATTTCGAAGAAAAGCAAAGTTGGGATCCTGCCTTTTGTCACAAGATTCGAGGAGTTTGCAGAACTGGCTGAGACGATCTTCCGTAACGCAGAGCGCAGAGGGGACCTGGATAAAGCCTATGTGAAGCTGATCAGAGCTGTTTTCATGAATG TGGAGAAAGTTGCCAGCGAAAGCCAGAAAACGCCCCGGGACGTCGTCATGATGGAAAACTTCCACCACATCTTTTCTACGTTATCGCGCCTAAAGATTTCCTGCCTGGACGCAGAGAGACGCGAGGCCAAGCACAAATACACAGACCACCTGCAGTCTTATGTAATCAACTCCCTTGGTCAGCCACTGGAGAAGCTCAAT CATTTCTTTGAAGGGGTTGAGGCACGTGTGGCTCAGGGCGTACGTGAGGAAGAGGTGAGCTACCAGCTGGCTTTCAACAAGCAGGAGCTGCGCAAGGTCATCAAAGAGTATCCCGGCAAGGAGGTGAAAAAGGGTCTGGACAACCTTTACAAAAAGGTGGACAAACATCTGTGTGAGGAAGAAAGTTTGCTGCAG GTGGTGTGGCACTCCATGCAAGATGAGTTTATCCGTCAGTATAAGCACTTTGAAGGTTTGATAGGGAGGTGTTATCCTGGTTCTGGGATCACCATGGAGTTCACCATCCAAGACATGTTGGAGTATTTCTCCAGCATTGCCCAGTCCCATTAG